The following are encoded together in the Bos taurus isolate L1 Dominette 01449 registration number 42190680 breed Hereford chromosome 12, ARS-UCD2.0, whole genome shotgun sequence genome:
- the MAB21L1 gene encoding putative nucleotidyltransferase MAB21L1 — protein MIAAQAKLVYHLNKYYNEKCQARKAAIAKTIREVCKVVSDVLKEVEVQEPRFISSLNEMDNRYEGLEVISPTEFEVVLYLNQMGVFNFVDDGSLPGCAVLKLSDGRKRSMSLWVEFITASGYLSARKIRSRFQTLVAQAVDKCSYRDVVKMVADTSEVKLRIRDRYVVQITPAFKCTGIWPRSAAHWPLPHIPWPGPNRVAEVKAEGFNLLSKECHSLAGKQSSAESDAWVLQFAEAENRLQMGGCRKKCLSILKTLRDRHLELPGQPLNNYHMKTLVSYECEKHPRESDWDESCLGDRLNGILLQLISCLQCRRCPHYFLPNLDLFQGKPHSALENAAKQTWRLAREILTNPKSLEKL, from the coding sequence ATGATAGCGGCCCAGGCCAAGCTGGTTTACCATCTGAATAAATACTACAACGAAAAATGCCAAGCCAGGAAAGCTGCCATTGCCAAAACCATCCGGGAAGTCTGCAAAGTAGTTTCCGACGTCCTGAAGGAGGTGGAGGTGCAGGAGCCCCGGTTCATCAGCTCTCTCAACGAGATGGACAATCGCTACGAGGGCCTCGAGGTCATCTCCCCCACCGAATTCGAAGTGGTGCTTTACCTTAACCAGATGGGGGTGTTCAACTTTGTGGACGACGGCTCGCTGCCCGGCTGCGCCGTGCTCAAGTTGAGCGACGGCCGCAAGAGGAGCATGTCGCTCTGGGTGGAATTCATTACTGCCTCCGGCTACCTCTCGGCGCGCAAAATCCGGTCCAGGTTTCAGacgctggtggctcaggcggtagaCAAGTGTAGCTACAGGGATGTGGTAAAGATGGTGGCGGACACCAGCGAAGTGAAACTGAGGATCCGAGACAGGTACGTGGTGCAGATCACCCCGGCTTTTAAATGCACCGGGATCTGGCCCAGGAGTGCTGCCCACTGGCCACTTCCCCACATCCCCTGGCCGGGACCCAACCGGGTGGCAGAGGTCAAAGCGGAAGGGTTCAATCTCTTGTCCAAGGAGTGCCACTCCCTGGCCGGCAAGCAGAGCTCGGCCGAGAGCGACGCCTGGGTGCTGCAGTTCGCGGAAGCGGAGAACAGACTGCAGATGGGGGGCTGCAGGAAGAAATGCCTCTCCATCCTCAAAACCTTGCGGGATCGTCACCTGGAACTGCCGGGCCAGCCCCTTAACAACTACCACATGAAGACTCTGGTTTCCTACGAGTGTGAGAAGCATCCCCGGGAGTCGGACTGGGACGAGTCCTGCCTGGGTGACAGGCTGAACGGGATTTTGCTGCAACTCATCTCCTGCCTGCAGTGCCGGCGCTGTCCTCACTACTTCCTACCGAACTTAGATCTGTTTCAAGGCAAACCTCACTCGGCTCTAGAGAACGCTGCCAAACAAACGTGGCGACTGGCGAGGGAGATCCTGACCAACCCGAAAAGTTTAGAGAAACTTTAG